The proteins below come from a single Mycobacterium parmense genomic window:
- the cobO gene encoding cob(I)yrinic acid a,c-diamide adenosyltransferase: MPQGTPLQVPDDGLTTRARRNAPVLAVHTGAGKGKSTAAFGMALRAWNVGLDVAVFQFVKSAKWKVGEEAAFRQLGELHRQHGVGGPVEWHKMGVGWSWSRKAGSEADHAAAAAEGWAEIARRLSAQQHDFYVLDEFTYPLKWGWMDVDEVVDALLARPGHQHVVITGRDAPARLVAAADLVTEMTKVKHPMDAGRKGQKGIEW; this comes from the coding sequence ATGCCGCAGGGAACTCCGCTGCAAGTCCCCGACGACGGTTTGACCACCCGGGCCCGGCGCAACGCCCCGGTGCTGGCCGTGCACACCGGCGCCGGCAAGGGGAAGTCGACGGCCGCGTTCGGAATGGCGTTGCGCGCCTGGAACGTCGGGCTCGACGTCGCGGTCTTCCAGTTCGTCAAGAGCGCCAAGTGGAAGGTGGGCGAGGAGGCGGCCTTCCGCCAACTCGGCGAGTTGCACCGGCAACACGGGGTCGGCGGGCCCGTCGAATGGCACAAGATGGGAGTGGGCTGGTCGTGGTCGCGCAAGGCGGGTAGCGAGGCCGACCACGCCGCGGCCGCCGCGGAGGGCTGGGCCGAGATCGCACGTCGGCTTTCGGCGCAGCAACACGACTTCTACGTGCTCGACGAGTTCACCTACCCGCTGAAGTGGGGCTGGATGGATGTCGACGAGGTGGTCGACGCCCTGCTCGCGCGGCCCGGTCACCAGCACGTGGTGATCACCGGCCGTGACGCGCCCGCGCGGCTGGTCGCGGCCGCCGACCTGGTCACCGAGATGACCAAGGTCAAGCACCCGATGGACGCGGGCCGCAAGGGCCAGAAGGGCATCGAGTGGTGA